The archaeon CG10_big_fil_rev_8_21_14_0_10_43_11 genome includes a window with the following:
- a CDS encoding peroxiredoxin (with AhpF catalyzes the conversion of alkyl hydroperoxides to their corresponding alcohols; AhpC reduced the hydroperoxide substrate), translating into MAFIGEKAPNFQTKAYHNDQIKTIKLSDYHGKWIILFFYPADFTFVCPTELGELADYYNELKKLKVEVLSVSTDTEYVHKAWHDASDTIKKIKFPMLADPTGNICKSYGTYIDGEGLSWRATFLIDPEGEIVAVEMNSNSIGRNVTELIRKLQAAQYVYTHGGEACPASWTPNSKTLKPGLNLVGKI; encoded by the coding sequence ATGGCATTTATTGGGGAGAAGGCGCCTAACTTTCAAACAAAAGCATATCATAACGACCAAATAAAAACAATAAAACTTTCAGACTATCATGGAAAATGGATTATTCTTTTTTTCTATCCTGCTGATTTTACGTTTGTATGCCCAACAGAACTTGGAGAACTTGCAGACTACTATAATGAACTTAAAAAACTCAAAGTTGAAGTGCTTAGCGTAAGTACGGATACTGAATACGTGCATAAAGCTTGGCATGACGCGTCAGATACAATTAAAAAAATAAAATTTCCTATGCTCGCAGACCCAACAGGAAACATTTGCAAATCGTATGGAACTTATATTGACGGTGAAGGCCTCAGTTGGCGCGCAACATTTTTGATTGACCCTGAAGGAGAAATTGTGGCTGTGGAAATGAATTCTAATAGCATTGGCAGAAACGTAACCGAGCTTATCAGAAAGCTTCAAGCAGCCCAATACGTGTACACGCATGGCGGAGAAGCGTGTCCTGCAAGCTGGACGCCAAACAGTAAGACGCTCAAGCCGGGCTTGAACTTGGTTGGAAAAATCTAA